From Zingiber officinale cultivar Zhangliang chromosome 5B, Zo_v1.1, whole genome shotgun sequence, the proteins below share one genomic window:
- the LOC121987564 gene encoding uncharacterized protein LOC121987564 has protein sequence MGSVWVSYAPAKKDSDADRTPARPGVGDGDGSHTHAVDKLQLLPVNEDLVLQRSRTLTPTKPLIKDGGGASHHAINESQQIADEALRSKRSRTPTSPPPKDGGGARHHAINESQSSTDRASRSKRSRTLTSPPPKDGGGAHHHANNNSQSSTNGVLRSRRPRTPPPPPINDGGGARHH, from the coding sequence TTATGCACCGGCGAAGAAGGACTCGGATGCCGACAGAACTCCGGCCCGACCGGGAGTCGGCGATGGCGATGGATCCCATACTCATGCTGTCGACAAACTGCAGCTGCTGCCGGTAAATGAAGATTTGGTACTTCAACGCTCGAGAACCCTGACTCCGACTAAGCCACTGATCAAAGACGGCGGTGGAGCTAGTCATCATGCCATAAACGAGAGTCAACAGATCGCGGATGAAGCCTTGAGATCCAAACGCTCAAGAACTCCGACTTCACCGCCGCCCAAAGACGGCGGTGGAGCTCGTCATCATGCTATAAACGAGAGCCAATCGTCGACGGATAGAGCCTCGAGATCCAAACGCTCAAGAACTCTGACTTCGCCACCGCCCAAAGACGGTGGTGGAGCTCATCATCATGCAAATAACAACAGTCAATCTTCGACGAATGGAGTCTTGAGATCCAGACGCCCAAGAACTCCGCCTCCGCCGCCAATCAATGACGGTGGTGGAGCTCGTCATCATTga